In Onthophagus taurus isolate NC chromosome 6, IU_Otau_3.0, whole genome shotgun sequence, a genomic segment contains:
- the LOC111424299 gene encoding histone deacetylase complex subunit SAP130, whose amino-acid sequence MSTNTEEEKSEAGKSFPLDLASKLTAVKTIDAKTPIVTGQQLRGMRLLTHSSTGQGGIGAPTIITANMPQIIKQNTNQSQVSGTITVQRPAQITLATASIPVVAQTTGTTYHVPRGPAVVANLAAPRSNVSTARGPIVVAQTTQNFVRPPRTPSPALGSTWHPSNTANGAQIKATLSPPIKTTTAPGCLKSQIIGRAQTVPQNISTVRPTSTILQSAITVGQNNQVHTFNKTAQNISSIQTIGSTVTIAQVLPSRTQTLVYSSVPTTQFVSNSRVTIASSLQTQRQPTTPRPMAQVSATRLPVNVPPGGTARLVTPQILATSTRISTVSTSQQPTIIGTQRILSTAPSNVTVGRLPTSQPQTTTGNIITQNRIPTLSLQPIVAVATTAPMRALQPQVPKVITQQTQQGASIHLAQLPNTLKSAQTVTPTTRTINVQPAALVAQRQANIVPSQTIPLTKVFSQEGQAVPPTNVFIHAPVNSLPRRSSPSPSSTTHSSNVPTTTTTVAAYSIAGGTYFYDNYSRPFGQQQSSFAAITPVTTQQRATNLSLGANQSMRFNQVMVIGGQQFTQQDTTNQIPENNQQQHNTLTPTKLSSSSRPSILRKRDHEGSPLKSAKNLQTVLTSLAQQPSSPPSRPDSAGNGNSSAGSTTISATSSPGPGETNEDSLPPIPMNKEEEENRPPLEMSPRKKPRKQQLTGNDIMDEVSEEMQFLSENNIKKEEDSDGNRSEGHREYTPEVQNNNASLRKSTSASLLNSYRHPWKTTQNHFLRYSDVRPKEERKPSIVDLANQCKVMDKVNGWKVHHLTTQMLDLAEQGDSVYSQLEELLKSTDLKGDVDSDVDRVNELIKGNLQRIKVINEGMVEAKSTLMKIFDHKVHVTDIINRCASKRNFKKRDKS is encoded by the exons ATGAGTACTAATACCGAAGAAGAAAAATCCGAAGCGGGGAAGTCGTTCCCATTGGACTTAGCTTCAAAATTAACTGCAGTTAAAACCATTGATGCTAAGACTCCTATTGTTACGGGGCAACAATTACGGGGTATGCGTCTTTTAACGCATTCATCAACAGGTCAGGGTGGTATTGGAGCACCTACTATCATTACTGCAAATATGCcacaaattattaaacaga ataCAAATCAATCTCAAGTTTCTGGAACGATAACTGTACAACGTCCTGCTCAAATAACTTTAGCAACAGCAAGCATTCCAGTGGTTGCACAAACTACGGGAACTACTTATCACGTCCCTAGAGGACCTGCTGTTGTTGCTAACCTTGCTGCACCTAGAAGCAATGTTTCTACAGCTAGGGGGCCTATTGTTGTAGCACAAACAACACAG aaTTTTGTAAGACCTCCAAGAACACCAAGTCCCGCTTTAGGTAGTACTTGGCATCCTTCAAATACAGCTAATGGGGCTCAAATTAAAGCCACTTTAAGTCCGCCTATTAAAACAACCACAGCACCAGGATGTCTTAAATCTCAGATCATTGGAAGGGCGCAAACAGTTCCTCAAAATATTAGTACAGTGAGACCGACTTCCACTATTTTACAATCAGCTATTACTGTTGGACAAAACAACCAA GTACACACCTTCAATAAAACTGCCCAAAACATATCCAGTATTCAAACAATAGGCAGTACAGTGACAATTGCacaagtgttaccatcaagAACTCAAACTTTGGTTTATAGCTCGGTTCCAACAACACAATTTGTCTCGAATTCAAGAGTTACAATAGCTAGTTCTTTACAGACTCAAAGGCAACCAACAACACCTAGGCCAatg gcGCAAGTTTCAGCAACTCGACTTCCAGTAAATGTTCCTCCAGGTGGAACTGCAAGGTTGGTAACCCCACAGATCTTAGCAACTAGTACCAGGATATCAACTGTATCCACATCTCAACAGCCCACGATTATCGGAACACAACGCATCCTTTCAACAGCTCCAAGTAATGTTACTGTAGGAAGATTACCCACAAGTCAACCTCAAACAACTACAGGAAATATAATTACACAAAATCGAATTCCCACATTGTCTTTGCAACCGATTGTTGCTGTAGCTACTACAGCTCCAATGAGGGCATTACAACCCCAAGTGCCTAAAGTTATTACACAACAAACTCAACAAG gtGCTTCTATACATCTTGCTCAGTTGCCTAATACATTAAAATCGGCGCAAACTGTTACACCTACAACAAGAACAA tCAACGTTCAACCAGCTGCTCTTGTAGCTCAGAGACAAGCAAATATTGTCCCATCACAAACAATACCCCTAACGAAAGTGTTTTCTCAAGAAGGACAAGCGGTACCTCCAACGAACGTTTTCATTCACGCACCAGTTAATTCGTTACCCAGAAGAAGTTCACCAA GTCCTTCATCAACAACACATTCTTCAAACGTTCCAACAACCACAACTACAGTTGCAGCTTATTCGATTGCGGGTGGAACGTATTTCTACGATAATTATTCAAGGCCTTTTGGGCAACAACAATCGTCGTTCGCGGCTATAACCCCCGTTACAACTCAACAAAGGGCAACCAATTTGAGTTTGGGGGCGAATCAATCCATGCGATTTAATCAGGTGATGGTAATTGGAGGTCAACAATTTACGCAGCAAGATACCACGAATCAAATACCCGAAAATAATCAACAGCAACACAACACATTGACGCCAACGAAACTTTCCTCGTCATCTAGACCGAGTATTTTAAGAAAACGGGATCATGAAGGGTCACCATTAAAAAGtgctaaaaatttacaaactgTTTTGACGAGTTTAGCGCAACAACCGTCATCGCCTCCTTCAAGACCAGATTCTGCTGGTAATGGAAATAGTTCag CTGGAAGTACAACAATTTCGGCAACTTCAAGTCCTGGACCAGGTGAAACAAACGAAGATAGTTTACCTCCTATCCCTATGAACaaagaggaagaagaaaatCGACCACCTCTAGAAATGAGTCCAAGAAAAAAACCGCGTAAACAACAATt GACTGGAAATGATATAATGGATGAAGTGAGTGAAGAAATGCAATTTCTCTctgaaaataacattaaaaaggaAGAAGATTCTGATGGAAATCGATCGGAAGGACATAGAGAATACACTCCAGaagttcaaaataataacgCGTCGTTAAGAAAGTCAACTTCTGCGAGTTTATTGAACAGTTATCGCCACCCATGGAAAACCactcaaaatcattttttaagataCTCAGATGTGCGACctaaagaagaaagaaaaccaaGTATTGTCGACTTGGCTAATCAATGTAAAGTTATGGATAAAGTTAATGGATGGAAAGTTCATCATTTAACAACGCAAATGTTagatttg GCGGAACAAGGTGATTCTGTTTATTCTCAGTTAGAAGAACTTCTTAAATCGACCGATTTAAAAGGGGATGTTGATAGTGATGTTGATCGAGTTAATGAActtattaaa ggtAACTTGCAAagaataaaagtaattaatgaaGGTATGGTGGAAGCAAAATCGActttaatgaagatttttgATCACAAAGTGCATGTGACGGACATAATCAATAGGTGTGCAAGC
- the LOC111424301 gene encoding partner of xrn-2 protein 1 has translation MTEKFPTDWDIDQYYDEMEPEEHWELRKAFMEVHKDKFPEDYLVALATTFTNIELLGCIYPAPLMLRIEELSKDVGSYLKKYRELKKTKLQRTFQSASSAAEKKVAGKRHSDPERYHKTNKMH, from the exons atgaCCGAAAAGTTTCCAACCGATTGGGATATCGACCAATATTACGACGAAATGGAACCAGAAGAACATTGGGAATTGCGCAAAGCGTTCATGGAAGTCCATAAGGATAAATTTCCTGAAGATTATTTAGTGGCTTTAGCGACGACGTTTACCAATATTGAATTATTAGGATGCAT aTATCCCGCCCCGTTAATGTTGAGGATAGAAGAATTATCAAAAGATGTTGgttcttatttaaaaaaatatcggGAGCTGAAAAAGACAAAACTCCAACGTACTTTTCAATCAGCATCAAGTGCTGCTGAAAAAAAAGTTGCTGGAAAAAGACACTCAGATCCTGAACGTTATCacaaaactaataaaatgcattaa
- the LOC111424300 gene encoding coiled-coil domain-containing protein 28A isoform X1: MESRGESETQQLVLSDVDGENDDSLAQDDTVPESKIISPVRSNIISSSGNTTSQSSVSRGHHGNIIHGNRGNSKLLFINEKQKAKDYNKNSSTARPRNPHKEPISTNVRHHCFLSEVPDVRHMEKSLLGLLEDFHSGKLRAFGSGCTMEQMTNIREQQEKLAKLHFDLGSVNEPSLTDENIRKSQHTMSQLIQRLEQLSVSIEGLHTDNDKK, from the exons aTGGAATCGAGGGGTGAATCGGAAACGCAACAATTAGTTTTAAGCGATGTGGATGGTGAAAACGACGATAGTTTAGCCCAAGATGATACGGTACCCGAATCGAAGATAATATCTCCTGTTCGAAGTAATATT ATTTCTTCTTCAGGAAATACTACAAGTCAGAGTTCTGTTTCTAGGGGCCACCATGGAAATATAATCCATGGTAATCGTGGAAattctaaattattattcattaatgaaaaacaaaaagctaaagattataataaaaattcttcaacGGCTAGACCAAGAAATCCACATAAAG aaccAATTAGCACAAATGTTCGACACCATTGCTTTTTGTCTGAAGTGCCCGATGTACGCCACATGGAAAAATCTCTTTTGGGGTTATTGGAAGATTTCCATTCGGGTAAATTAAGAGCTTTCGGAAGTGGATGTACCATGGAACAAATGACCAATATCAGAGAACAACAGGAAAAACTTGCCAAACTACACTTTGATTTAGGTTCAGTAAATGAACCTTCACTAACTGACGAAAATATCAGAAAATCACAGCACACAATGAGCCAATTAATTCAAAGACTAGAACAATTAAGCGTTTCAATTGAAGGTTTGCATACGGATaatgataagaaataa
- the LOC111424300 gene encoding uncharacterized protein isoform X2, with product MESRGESETQQLVLSDVDGENDDSLAQDDTVPESKIISPVRSNIISSSGNTTSQSSVSRGHHGNIIHGNRGNSKLLFINEKQKAKDYNKNSSTARPRNPHKVPDVRHMEKSLLGLLEDFHSGKLRAFGSGCTMEQMTNIREQQEKLAKLHFDLGSVNEPSLTDENIRKSQHTMSQLIQRLEQLSVSIEGLHTDNDKK from the exons aTGGAATCGAGGGGTGAATCGGAAACGCAACAATTAGTTTTAAGCGATGTGGATGGTGAAAACGACGATAGTTTAGCCCAAGATGATACGGTACCCGAATCGAAGATAATATCTCCTGTTCGAAGTAATATT ATTTCTTCTTCAGGAAATACTACAAGTCAGAGTTCTGTTTCTAGGGGCCACCATGGAAATATAATCCATGGTAATCGTGGAAattctaaattattattcattaatgaaaaacaaaaagctaaagattataataaaaattcttcaacGGCTAGACCAAGAAATCCACATAAAG TGCCCGATGTACGCCACATGGAAAAATCTCTTTTGGGGTTATTGGAAGATTTCCATTCGGGTAAATTAAGAGCTTTCGGAAGTGGATGTACCATGGAACAAATGACCAATATCAGAGAACAACAGGAAAAACTTGCCAAACTACACTTTGATTTAGGTTCAGTAAATGAACCTTCACTAACTGACGAAAATATCAGAAAATCACAGCACACAATGAGCCAATTAATTCAAAGACTAGAACAATTAAGCGTTTCAATTGAAGGTTTGCATACGGATaatgataagaaataa
- the LOC111424298 gene encoding dedicator of cytokinesis protein 7 codes for MATNIWAFTQKLSKQHTSESRKNVSCYSSKSCLVSPSAGNWTYDVVEPFDYEEFLLQYQILIEREPLRGILDFPPNDVDIKYIERPIRTLQPIIPEEKLDVLSPHVKACIRCYTSDWKIVKYQNRNYSSTIGPRVNLPLNLSVKQEFEDDYQGGPTESNSEVDIQSISSSERQSVISMGSSVSSCGDTLTPRNSWASLDLRHLAGDPLITEILEHFSPEILDQLNESRRQVERQESLFVLSPPNEDTEPIERRLPALPPSEHVGHRILVKCLQLTLELEVEPLFASMALYDAKERKKVSETFYFDLNPESLKRMLGDHIPYSDTSTLARACAFDVSYPSADLFIVIRLEKVLQGDINDCIEPYLKDDKNREKLKSNAVSVCERLGKYRQPFAWTAIYLMNIINGGNSLDRDEKDYCGTSNTNSLDRKTSSSGLEQLRKRASDMGTLTRRGSLERRSEKRRSWSPDHLANSLDNFRPITLTMSSFFKQEPEKMKDEDLYKCLLEFKKPNLIFKKLKCIPATLKLDISPMPVDTKNCLTPELMKLHPYMDDKCRPVKELLEFPVKEILTPHYVYRNLLFVNPKELNFSNRTGSARNLTVKVQLMAGEEIGNALNSIFGKSSCPEMANEAYTTVTYHNKCPSFYDEIKIKLPAALEDKHHLLFTFYHISCQKKLEQPTVDTPVGYTWLPLLRDGRLVSGEFSLPIMLDQLPANYSYIPPDVCLPSTRWLDNHKGLFTVVLDTTSSIHTQDPAIERFFSAYDYVYAGCIPSRLGESGVEAELRSSMIGLENAQPEAIIRNLTVILDSIIQLLVQPPKVSGHILNVRNTSFEALCLLLDKISNTVNLQKDSHGRDYLLATYIHYQCYLPHPLNEELNETSNLMRSSSNPDLEVSHYNSRTLDRASSMRATTNDEHSIYAIAYQRIVHQELISHWVIADTRTKELSMKNAWFLFELIVKSMIEHLNYTRSLNMARKIRFPEQFLDDIMTLLQSVISEIISYSMENNRKANKLNDALAFFIFDLFSICDRGFVMQLIRLYIKQTQSKISSIQDPSILITLKLEFVRIICSHEYYVPLNLPFATPFMSLSGASVSPSPSVTSSTSQNSFLSGAPASQERASTFAELTTEYRQHHYLTGLILTDLVAVLSEPCHSGLHQKAVDILRYLMYWHDTDPRYSSPDAKKRVAALYLPLLNIAMDVLPLMDVTDKNDKYLFEEGTLTSTKSHSVTITAINSEVTKTFLTCVLWLLKNIDQESLSQWLGELRAPRLAIMLQLLDACANCFEYKPHKRTQPAGYVQQQVVDVKSRLEDMILGQGSAREMMQKRKSNNQQNTEKLRWKKANRLGNDYVEKTKEDVLTDSHLEGMLATEASFIILDALERCVSTIAQWDSQQNLIGLALTVLLHALGKNQSITVLPHIFASQRSLVYKFHSALFDDESNHCAKLCLLLLKHCGSNLPSVRSQAAASLYLLMRQTFQIGNNFARVKMQVTMSLSKLVGTSSSFSDDSLRRSLKTILEYGERDNDLIDTSFPEQVRDLVFNLHMILSDTVKMKEFQDDPEMLLDLMYRIAKGYQNSPELRLTWLDSMAQKHKERGNFCEAGMCCLHSAALVAEYLAMLEPLPHLPDGAATLEKVSPNVLEESAVSDDVLSPDREEGCLGFSEGRLMKLLEQASGHLYAGAMYEPMNDIYSVLIPIAENNRDFKKLAYIHGKLHDAYTKIDQLHGKRLFGTYFRVGFYGLKFGDLDGEEFIYKEPNLTKLPEIFSRLENFYAERFGSENTVIIKDSNIVDISNLDPEKAYIQITYVEPYFEPHELRRRQTHFDKNYNIKRFMYATPFTTTGRAHGELHEQYKRKTILTTSVHFPYVKTRIQVVHRTQIILTPIEVAIEDIQKKTAELAAATLQEPADPKILQMVLQGCIGTTVNQGPLEMAMTFLPCDGKPLTLHQNKLRLCFKDFSKRCSDALKKNKNLIGSDQRDYQKELEKNYRQFTEKLQPLVNPQNLTIIPSSTSSSPSKYRNNESGSLRW; via the exons ATGGCGACAAATATTTGGGCGTTTACCCAAAAATTGTCCaa gcaACACACCTCGGAATCCCGTAAAAACGTTTCGTGTTATTCATCAAAAAGTTGTTTAGTTTCACCAAGTGCAGGG aattggACTTATGATGTGGTTGAACCATTTGATTACGAAGAGTTTTTActtcaatatcaaattttaattgaaaggGAACCTTTAAGAGGAATTTTAGATTTTCCACCCAATGATGTTGATATTAAATATATCGAGAGGCCAATACGTACATTGCAACCTATTATTCCAGAAGAAAAAct tgatGTTTTGTCCCCACATGTTAAAGCATGTATTCGTTGCTACACATCAGATTGGAAAATcgttaaatatcaaaataggAATTACAGCAGTACTATTGGACCAAGGGTGAATTTGCCATTAAATCTTAGTGTTAAACAAGAATTTGAAGATGATTATCAAGGTGGTCCAACTGAATCAAACAGTGAAGTTGATATACAATCAATATCAAGTAGTGAACGACAAAGTGTGATTTCAATGGGATCAAGTGTATCATCATGTGGAGATACTTTAACCCCGAGGAATTCTTGGGCTTCTTTGGATTTAAGACATTTAGCTGGGGATCCATTAATTACAGAAATTTTGGAACATTTTTCACCAGAAATTTTAGACCAACTGAATGAATCTCGCCGACAAGTAGAGAGACAAGAATCTCTTTTCGTTTTAAGCCCACCTAACGAAGATACAGAGCCAATTGAGCGCAGACTTCCTGCTTTACCACCTTCTGAACATGTTGGGCACAGAATCCTAGTGAAATGTCTTCAATTAac ttTGGAATTGGAAGTTGAACCTCTTTTTGCTTCGATGGCTCTTTATGACGCAAAAGAACGTAAAAAAGTTTCCGAAAcattttatttcgatttaaatccagaaagtttaaaaagaatgCTTGGCGATCACATTCCTTATAGCGATACTAGTACTTTAGCCAGAGCTTGTGCTTTCGATGTTTCGTACCCCTCCGCggatttatttattgtgaTTAGACTTGAAAAAGTGCTTCAAGGTGATATTAACGATTGCATCGAACCGTATTTAAAAGACGATAAAAAtagggaaaaattaaaaagtaatgcCGTTTCCGTTTGTGAGCGATTAGGAAAATATCGCCAACCGTTCGCTTGGACcgcaatttatttaatgaacaTTATTAACGGTGGGAATTCTTTAGATAGGGACGAAAAAGATTATTGCGGAACATCAAATACAAATAGTTTAGATCGAAAAACGTCGAGTAGCGGATTGGAGCAACTTCGAAAACGCGCTTCTGACATGGGAACTTTAACTCGGAGGGGTTCGTTAGAAAGACGTTCGGAGAAACGTCGATCGTGGTCCCCGGATCATTTGGCGAATAGTTTGGATAATTTTCGCCCGATTACTTTAACGATGTCATCGTTTTTTAAACAAGAGCCCGAAAAAATGAAAGACGAAGATCTTTACAAATGCCtcttagaatttaaaaaaccgaatttaatttttaaaaaattaaaatgtattcCTGCAACGCTAAAATTAGATATCTCACCAATGCCGGTTGAtaccaaaaattgtttaacacccgaattaatgaaattacatCCTTACATGGATGATAAATGTCGACCTGTTAAAGAATTGCTCGAGTTTCCggttaaagaaattttaactcCTCATTATGTGTATCGAAATTTATTGTTTGTAAATCCTAAAgagttaaatttttcaaatcgaaCTGGTTCGGCTAGAAATTTAACGGTGAAAGTGCAATTAATGGCCGGGGAGGAAATTGGAAACGCTTTAAATagcatttttggaaaatctaGTTGCCCCGAAATGGCTAATGAAGCTTACACGACCGTTACATACCATAATAAATGCCCATCATTTTACGatgaaatcaaaataaaactacCAGCCGCTTTAGAAGATAAACACCATTTATTATTCACATTTTATCACATTTCTTGTCAAAAGAAATTGGAACAACCCACCGTTGATACCCCTGTTGGTTACACTTGGTTACCTTTATTACGAGATGGTCGACTCGTTTCTGGAGAATTTTCTTTACCAATTATGTTGGATCAACTCCCTGCAAATTATAGTTATATCCCACCTGATGTTTGTTTACCATCAACGCGTTGGTTAGATAACCATAAAGGATTATTTACGGTCGTTTTAGACACAACATCTTCAATTCACACTCAAGATCCTGCAATTGAACGATTCTTCTCAGCTTACGATTACGTGTACGCAGGATGTATTCCAAGTAGATTAGGCGAAAGCGGTGTTGAAGCTGAATTACGATCGTCAATGATCGGTTTAGAAAACGCACAACCCGAAGCGATTATAAGAAACTTAACTGTTATTTTAGACAGTATCATTCAATTATTAGTACAACCACCGAAAGTAAGTGGACACATTTTAAACGTAAGAAATACAAGCTTTGAAGCGTTATGTCTCTTATTggataaaatttcaaatacagttaatttacaaaaagatTCCCATGGAAGAGATTATTTATTAGCTACTTACATTCATTATCAATGTTATTTACCACATCCTTTAAATgaagaattaaatgaaacttcCAATTTAATGCGTTCATCTTCTAATCCTGATTTAGAAGTGTCACattataattcgagaacgtTAGATCGAGCTTCGAGTATGCGTGCGACTACGAATGATGAACACAGTATTTATGCGATTGCTTATCAAAGAATTGTGCATCAAGAATTGATTTCGCACTGGGTAATTGCAGATACTCGTACTAAAGAACTTTCAATGAAGAATGCGtggtttttatttgaattgaTCGTAAAAAGTATGATTGAACATCTTAATTACACAAGGAGTTTAAATATGGCGCGAAAAATACGATTCCCCGAACAATTTCTCGACGATATCATGACACTTTTGCAATCGGTTATTTCAGAAATTATATCTTATTCAATGGAGAATAATAGAAAAgctaataaattaaacgacgCTTTAgcgtttttcatttttgatttattttcgatttgtgATCGCGGATTTGTCATGCAACTAATAAGGctgtatataaaacaaactCAATcgaaaatatcatcaattcaAGATCCATCGATTTTAATTACATTGAAATTAGAATTTGTACGAATAATTTGTAGCCACGAATATTACGTAcctttaaatttacctttcgCGACTCCTTTTATGTCTTTGAGTGGTGCTAGCGTTTCGCCCAGTCCAAGTGTAACTAGTTCAACGAGTCAAAATTCGTTTTTATCCGGTGCTCCGGCTAGTCAAGAAAGAGCGAGTACTTTCGCTGAATTAACCACGGAATATCGTCAACATCATTATTTAACCGGATTAATTTTAACCGATTTAGTGGCGGTTCTTTCTGAACCTTGTCATTCTGGGTTGCATCAAAAAGCGgttgatattttgagatatttgatGTATTGGCATGATACAGATCCGAGGTATTCATCGCCTGATGCTAAAAAACGCGTTGCAGCGCTTTATTTACCTTTATTGAACATCGCCATGGACGTTTTACCTTTAATGGATGTAACTGATAAGaatgataaatatttatttgaagAGGGTACATTAACATCAACGAAAAGTCACTCGGTTACTATAACCGCTATTAATAGTGAAGtaacaaaaacttttcttacttGCGTTTTGTggctattaaaaaatatcgatcAAGAATCTCTTTCGCAATGGCTAGGTGAGTTAAGAGCACCTCGTTTAGCGATTATGTTGCAGTTATTGGACGCTTGCGCTAATTGTTTTGAATACAAACCTCATAAAAGAACTCAACCCGCCGGTTATGTACAACAACAAGTAGTCGATGTTAAATCTCGTttagaagatatgattttggGGCAGGGATCCGCGAGGGAAATGATGCAAAAACGTAAAAGTAATAATCAACAAAACACCGAAAAATTACGTTGGAAGAAAGCGAATCGTTTGGGGAATGATTACGTTGAAAAAACGAAAGAGGATGTTTTAACTGATTCTCATTTAGAGGGGATGTTGGCCACGGAGGCTTCGTTTATTATATTGGATGCTTTGGAACGATGCGTTTCAACAATCGCGCAATGGGATTCGCAACAAAATTTGATCGGTTTGGCTTTAACCGTTTTATTACACGCGTTGGGAAAGAATCAAAGCATTACGGTTTTACCCCATATTTTTGCTTCACAAAGAAGTCTTGTTTATAAG tttcataGCGCATTATTCGACGATGAAAGTAATCATTGCGCAAAATTATGTCTacttcttttaaaacattgcGGATCAAATCTTCCATCCGTGCGATCTCAAGCTGCCGCttctttgtatttattaatgagACAAACGTTTCAAATTGGCAAT aATTTTGCAAGAGTAAAAATGCAAGTAACGATGTCATTAAGTAAATTAGTGGGTACTTCATCATCATTTAGCGATGATTCCTTAAGAAGATCATTAAAAACGATCTTAGAGTATGGAGAACGCGATAATGATCTAATTGATACAAGTTTTCCCGAACAAGTTCGTGATCTCGTTTTTAATCTTCACATGATTCTCTCAGACACAGTTAAAATGAAAGAATTCCAAGATGACCCGGAAATGCTGTTAGATTTAATGTATCGTATCGCTAAAGGATATCAAAATTCCCCCGAACTCCGATTAACTTGGCTCGATAGTATGGCACAAAAGCATAAAGAAAGAGGTAATTTTTGTGAAGCTGGTATGTGTTGTTTACATTCCGCAGCTTTGGTAGCTGAATATTTAGCAATGTTAGAACCGTTACCTCATTTACCCGATGGGGCCGCTACGTTAGAAAAAGTTAGTCCGAATGTTCTTGAAGAAAGCGCCGTTTCCGATGATGTTTTAAGCCCGGATCGAGAAGAAGGTTGTTTGGGATTTTCTGAGGGGCGTTTAATGAAACTTTTAGAGCAAGCTTCTGGGCATTTATATGCCGGTGCTATGTATGAACCTATGAACGATATttatagcgttttaattcccATTGCTGAGAATAAcagagattttaaaaaattagctTATATCCATGGAAAATTACATGATGCGTACACAAAAATCGATCAGTTACATGGAAAAAGACTGTTTGGAACTTATTTTAGAGTGGGATTTTATGGATTGAAGTTTGGGGATTTAGATGGggaagaatttatttataaagaaccTAATTTAACGAAGCTCCCAGAGATTTTTAGTCGATTAGAG aatttttatgcTGAAAGATTCGGGTCTGAAAACAccgtaataataaaagattccAACATAGTAGATATAAGCAATTTGGATCCTGAAAAAGCTTACATTCAAATAACTTACGTCGAGCCATATTTTGAACCACACGAATTACGACGAAGACAAACTCATTTTGACAAAAACTACAATATAA